Proteins from one Listeria innocua genomic window:
- the gshAB gene encoding bifunctional glutamate--cysteine ligase GshA/glutathione synthetase GshB, whose product MIKLDMTMLDSFKENEALRKYLFSGHFGLEKENIRVTSDGKLALTPHPAIFGPKEDNPYIKTDFSESQIEMITPVTDSIDAVYEWLENLHNIVSLRAENELLWPSSNPPILPAEEDIPIAEYKTPDSPDRKYREHLAKGYGKKIQLLSGIHYNFSFPEALIDGLYAEISHPNESKRDFKNRLYLKVAKYFMKNRWLLIYLTGASPVYLADFTKTNSEEVLNDGSKALHRGISLRNSNAGYKNKESLFVDYNSFDAYISSISNYIEAGKIESMREFYNPIRLKNAHTDQTVESLAKHGVEYLEIRSIDLNPLEPNGISKDELIFIHLFLIKGLLSEDRELCANNQQLADENENNIALNGLAQPAIKNCDNEEMSLADAGLLELDKMSDFIQSLIPNDNHFQAIIEKQKERLLHPEKTIAAQVQAQSAKEGYVEFHLNQAKTYMEETEALAYKLVGAEDMELSTQIIWKDAIARGIKVDVLDRAENFLRFQKGDHVEYVKQASKTSKDNYVSVLMMENKVVTKLVLAEHGIRVPFGDSFSDQALALEAFSLFEDKQIVVKPKSTNYGWGISIFKNKFTLEDYQEALNIAFSYDSSVIIEEFIPGDEFRFLVINDKVEAVLKRVPANVTGDGIHTVRQLVEEKNTDPLRGTDHLKPLEKIRTGPEETLMLSMQNLSWDSIPKAEEIIYLRENSNVSTGGDSIDYTEEMDDYFKEIAIRATQVLDAKICGVDIIVPRETIDRDKHAIIELNFNPAMHMHCFPYQGEKKKIGDKILDFLFE is encoded by the coding sequence ATGATAAAACTTGATATGACGATGCTCGATTCTTTTAAAGAAAACGAAGCTCTCCGGAAATACTTATTTTCTGGTCATTTTGGTTTGGAAAAAGAGAATATACGCGTAACTTCTGATGGAAAATTGGCTCTTACGCCTCATCCAGCAATTTTTGGCCCAAAAGAAGATAACCCATATATTAAAACCGATTTTTCGGAAAGCCAAATTGAAATGATTACGCCAGTGACCGACTCGATTGACGCTGTATATGAATGGCTTGAAAATCTTCATAATATCGTTTCACTACGCGCAGAAAACGAACTGCTTTGGCCTTCTAGCAATCCGCCAATTTTACCAGCAGAAGAAGATATTCCCATTGCAGAATACAAAACGCCCGACAGCCCTGATAGAAAATATCGCGAGCACTTGGCTAAAGGCTACGGTAAGAAAATCCAATTATTATCCGGAATTCACTATAATTTCTCTTTTCCTGAAGCGCTAATTGACGGGCTTTATGCCGAAATCAGCCATCCTAACGAATCTAAACGCGACTTTAAAAATCGCTTATATTTAAAAGTAGCTAAATATTTCATGAAAAATCGTTGGTTGCTTATTTATTTAACTGGCGCGAGTCCAGTTTATCTCGCTGATTTTACAAAAACAAACAGCGAAGAAGTACTGAACGATGGTAGCAAAGCGCTTCATCGCGGGATTTCCCTTCGCAATAGTAATGCCGGCTATAAAAACAAAGAATCGCTTTTCGTCGATTACAATTCATTTGACGCTTATATTTCGAGTATTTCCAACTACATTGAAGCTGGTAAAATCGAAAGTATGCGCGAATTTTATAATCCAATCCGTTTAAAAAATGCCCATACTGATCAAACTGTTGAAAGTTTAGCTAAGCATGGTGTGGAATATCTAGAAATTCGCTCGATTGACTTAAATCCACTTGAACCAAACGGAATTTCCAAAGATGAACTTATTTTTATCCACCTATTTTTAATTAAAGGTTTGCTTTCGGAAGATCGTGAGCTATGCGCGAACAACCAACAACTAGCCGACGAAAACGAAAATAATATCGCGTTAAACGGCCTTGCACAGCCCGCAATTAAAAACTGTGATAACGAGGAAATGTCCCTTGCTGATGCAGGACTTTTAGAATTAGACAAAATGAGCGACTTCATCCAAAGTCTAATTCCTAACGACAACCATTTCCAAGCAATCATTGAAAAACAAAAAGAACGCCTGCTACACCCTGAAAAAACGATTGCTGCACAAGTACAAGCACAATCAGCTAAAGAAGGTTACGTCGAATTCCATTTAAACCAAGCAAAAACTTATATGGAAGAAACAGAGGCGCTGGCTTATAAACTCGTTGGCGCAGAAGACATGGAACTTTCCACACAAATCATTTGGAAAGACGCCATCGCGCGCGGTATCAAAGTTGACGTATTAGACCGGGCCGAAAACTTCCTTCGCTTCCAAAAAGGCGACCATGTGGAGTATGTGAAACAAGCCAGCAAAACTTCTAAAGACAACTATGTATCTGTGTTAATGATGGAAAATAAAGTTGTCACCAAGCTTGTACTAGCAGAGCACGGCATTCGCGTACCATTTGGCGATAGTTTTAGCGATCAAGCGCTTGCACTTGAAGCTTTCTCTTTATTTGAAGATAAGCAAATCGTCGTTAAACCAAAATCTACCAACTATGGTTGGGGTATCAGCATTTTCAAAAACAAATTTACGCTAGAAGATTACCAAGAAGCTTTAAATATCGCATTCAGTTACGATAGCTCCGTCATTATCGAGGAGTTCATTCCTGGCGACGAGTTCCGTTTCTTAGTCATTAACGACAAAGTTGAGGCTGTTTTAAAACGCGTACCAGCTAACGTAACTGGCGACGGAATCCATACAGTGCGCCAACTGGTTGAAGAAAAAAACACCGATCCATTGCGCGGAACGGACCATTTAAAACCACTTGAAAAAATCCGTACTGGTCCTGAAGAAACTCTCATGCTATCCATGCAAAATCTTTCTTGGGATAGTATTCCTAAAGCAGAAGAAATCATCTACCTTCGCGAAAACTCCAATGTCAGCACAGGTGGCGACAGCATTGACTATACCGAAGAAATGGATGACTACTTCAAAGAAATAGCTATTCGCGCCACCCAAGTCCTTGATGCCAAAATTTGCGGCGTAGACATAATTGTTCCACGTGAAACAATTGACCGCGATAAGCACGCTATCATCGAGCTAAACTTCAATCCAGCGATGCACATGCACTGCTTCCCTTATCAAGGTGAGAAGAAAAAAATTGGTGATAAGATTTTAGATTTCTTGTTTGAATAA
- a CDS encoding ATP-binding cassette domain-containing protein, with product MIELVNVSKKIQDKLILEKVSLSIGAGEFIAVVGESGSGKTTLLNVIGHLDSKDSGQVIINEMEYQTKKEVMTLKKEVLGFIFQNYLLMENETVLENLSITGGENRKLMIEHLEEVGMDESYLAKKVYQLSGGEKQRIAIVRILLKPFQLLLADEPTGNLDDKNKQKIIELFLALKKQGKTIVCVTHDPEISGKADRVIYIEKGEIR from the coding sequence ATGATTGAATTAGTTAATGTCAGTAAAAAGATACAAGATAAATTGATTTTGGAAAAAGTCTCTCTTTCTATTGGAGCTGGCGAATTTATTGCAGTCGTCGGCGAGAGTGGTAGTGGGAAGACAACGCTGCTAAATGTTATCGGACACCTAGATTCAAAAGATAGTGGGCAAGTTATTATTAACGAGATGGAATATCAGACGAAAAAAGAGGTTATGACTCTAAAAAAAGAGGTGTTAGGTTTTATATTCCAAAATTATCTATTGATGGAAAATGAAACAGTGTTAGAAAACTTATCCATTACAGGTGGGGAAAATCGCAAGCTGATGATAGAGCATTTGGAAGAAGTAGGAATGGATGAGAGCTATTTAGCAAAAAAAGTATACCAATTAAGTGGTGGAGAAAAACAACGGATTGCTATTGTGCGCATTTTACTCAAACCATTTCAACTTTTACTTGCGGACGAACCAACTGGCAATTTAGATGATAAAAACAAACAAAAAATCATTGAATTATTTCTAGCCTTGAAAAAGCAAGGTAAGACTATCGTTTGTGTCACGCATGACCCGGAAATATCAGGAAAAGCAGATCGGGTCATTTATATTGAGAAGGGAGAAATAAGATGA
- a CDS encoding SMI1/KNR4 family protein, which yields MASSFLEEVDRLITLSGITFHASGTGTPELIKIYQDALGNEFPETYKLFLEKYGTLTFNGVSFYGISKRGLSAASIPDVKFETEQARTFGDINKEMIMIKNSGYGSIFSIDTSIIGSEGEPVIVETNLSFKDNTEKKVVANSFGEFLLEEIELSLTDLG from the coding sequence ATGGCTAGTAGTTTTCTTGAGGAAGTAGATCGGTTAATAACTTTAAGTGGAATAACCTTTCATGCTAGTGGTACTGGAACACCTGAATTAATTAAAATTTACCAAGATGCTTTAGGGAACGAATTTCCAGAGACATATAAGCTTTTTTTAGAAAAATATGGGACGTTAACTTTTAATGGTGTATCTTTTTATGGTATCTCTAAACGAGGCTTGAGTGCAGCTTCCATACCAGACGTCAAATTTGAAACAGAGCAGGCGCGTACATTTGGGGATATAAATAAAGAGATGATTATGATAAAAAATTCAGGATATGGTTCGATTTTCTCGATAGACACTTCAATTATTGGGAGTGAGGGCGAGCCTGTAATAGTTGAAACTAACTTATCATTCAAAGACAATACAGAAAAGAAAGTTGTTGCTAATAGTTTTGGCGAATTTTTACTGGAAGAAATAGAACTATCTTTAACTGATTTGGGGTAA
- a CDS encoding ATP-binding cassette domain-containing protein: MEIRNLTKKMEDNLVLKDISFGLKAGEITALIGRNGVGKTTLFSTMTGIYLPDEGDVFLDGKSIFEHPEVKQQLFFLEDNMNHFNTYSVQTVVKIYRKIYPTFDETFFNDLMRQFELPMKAKLMSFSKGRKALFFIILAFSLDVRYLLLDEPMDGLDIIIKKQILAIIKDTVKKREMSVVIASHRLDELEAIANRVIVLKGAHLELDYYLDDMRNDAVKIQVAFKTKKIPDFVKNNAQLLYRNGRIYTLLVTKNASEFVRKLRLEEPVLFEEMAISIEDIFTVHLANDKIDYYEI, translated from the coding sequence ATGGAGATTCGGAACTTAACTAAAAAGATGGAAGACAACTTGGTTTTGAAGGATATTTCATTTGGTTTGAAAGCAGGAGAGATAACAGCACTTATAGGAAGAAATGGTGTTGGGAAAACGACGCTTTTTTCCACAATGACGGGAATTTATTTGCCTGATGAGGGAGATGTTTTTTTAGACGGGAAAAGTATTTTTGAACATCCTGAAGTCAAGCAGCAGTTGTTTTTCTTGGAAGACAATATGAATCACTTTAATACATATAGTGTACAAACCGTCGTCAAGATTTATCGGAAAATTTATCCGACTTTTGATGAAACTTTTTTCAATGATTTAATGCGACAATTCGAATTACCAATGAAGGCGAAATTAATGTCTTTTTCGAAAGGACGAAAAGCTTTATTTTTCATTATTTTAGCTTTTTCTTTAGATGTTCGTTATTTATTACTAGATGAACCTATGGATGGGCTAGATATTATTATTAAAAAGCAAATTTTAGCGATTATAAAAGACACGGTGAAAAAGCGCGAAATGAGCGTGGTAATTGCTTCTCACCGTTTGGATGAACTAGAAGCTATTGCCAATCGGGTCATTGTTTTAAAAGGGGCTCATTTGGAGCTTGATTATTATTTAGATGACATGCGAAATGATGCAGTGAAAATCCAAGTAGCTTTTAAAACAAAGAAAATACCTGATTTCGTAAAAAACAATGCGCAATTATTATATCGAAATGGGAGAATTTACACGCTTTTAGTTACAAAAAATGCCAGTGAATTTGTTCGGAAATTGCGACTAGAGGAACCAGTTTTATTTGAAGAAATGGCTATTTCTATAGAGGATATTTTTACGGTGCATTTAGCGAATGACAAGATTGATTATTACGAGATTTAA
- a CDS encoding DUF1430 domain-containing protein, translating to MKKFLSTIILVTLVIGNVMFLNFITNTLSHDFLFKGQAEVQIKYKEDVQVLAVNNSIKQFSEANNINIAQYTFLDERDLNIYASNSQYSPNIKLKKGDYPDKNRFLANRESGDEKQSGVIYHPSKYWVLKVYDFGQIKNVGLSDTFYVSGLDNQDTYQAFLKEFEQYGEITTKSVDVSWWKYINIPLLMTLLLCFVILFIFTYYYLRYSKQRLFVNRIWGNSKLVTLKSLFNKTIKFTLFSELVILVVFVGIVLVRGLSAYSVEIVSKLLLFNVLLLIFILFPTYFFGLLRIQKIDQPKSDQHMQSAKQHLAINLVIKFALLCVFIGTIIASYQSLQMLNTRLANMDVWNDAKNIFKVNVGVLPENIEDDLKADRKLNDKLNAFYKEGTAKKEMFLMYSKNFTRVENDTFLYETYLNKISEINSPEGNSVEVDFNYLKLNPIKSAQGQNVENEAIINDKVLNIIVPTSKKEFEKDIKKAYLDHFYFQKVEVANMYNEALNRPVLELSKDDLSINIIYAQNNQDYFSYDSSAGDLRTGNITDPIAIIYTGNIDSSSIGARVTSSVYFVDKTKGDAFNAILPLINNSNAREITNVTSVYQEVSSELTALKWQIYQQSIGTIILAISSYSFMILLVLSYYRENLYKQLIYHVFGYSFWKSSKWFIISNLAVCAFSGVVTFIITKEPIALYFSVVILLIELCVIYFLKEKVINKDFKAILKGEKYD from the coding sequence ATGAAAAAGTTTCTTTCCACTATTATTTTAGTAACACTTGTCATTGGTAATGTAATGTTTTTAAATTTTATTACTAATACTTTGTCGCATGATTTTCTTTTTAAAGGGCAGGCAGAAGTGCAGATTAAATATAAAGAGGATGTTCAGGTTTTAGCAGTTAATAATTCTATAAAGCAATTTTCAGAAGCAAACAATATCAACATAGCTCAGTATACATTTTTAGATGAACGTGATTTGAATATCTATGCCTCTAATTCCCAATATTCGCCAAATATAAAGCTTAAAAAAGGAGATTATCCCGATAAAAACCGTTTTTTGGCGAATCGGGAAAGTGGCGATGAAAAACAATCGGGTGTGATTTATCATCCTTCTAAGTATTGGGTTTTAAAGGTTTATGACTTTGGACAAATTAAAAATGTGGGTCTAAGTGATACTTTTTATGTAAGTGGTTTAGATAACCAGGATACGTATCAGGCTTTTTTAAAGGAATTTGAACAGTACGGGGAAATAACTACGAAAAGTGTTGACGTGAGCTGGTGGAAATATATTAATATCCCGTTACTTATGACTTTGCTTTTGTGTTTTGTCATTTTATTTATTTTTACATATTACTATTTAAGATACTCCAAACAGCGGTTATTTGTTAATCGTATATGGGGGAATTCTAAGTTAGTTACATTAAAGTCTTTGTTCAATAAAACTATTAAATTTACATTGTTTAGTGAGTTAGTGATTTTGGTGGTTTTTGTTGGCATAGTTTTAGTAAGAGGGCTATCCGCATACTCAGTAGAAATAGTATCGAAGTTGCTTTTGTTTAATGTGCTTTTGTTGATTTTTATTCTGTTTCCGACGTATTTCTTTGGATTACTTAGAATACAGAAAATCGATCAACCAAAGTCTGACCAACATATGCAGTCGGCAAAACAACATTTGGCTATCAATTTAGTTATTAAATTTGCTCTGCTTTGTGTATTTATTGGTACGATTATAGCTTCCTATCAATCGCTGCAGATGTTAAATACAAGACTAGCTAATATGGACGTGTGGAATGATGCAAAGAACATTTTTAAAGTAAATGTAGGAGTTTTACCCGAGAATATTGAAGACGATTTAAAAGCTGATAGAAAATTAAACGATAAGTTAAATGCTTTTTATAAAGAAGGAACAGCTAAAAAAGAGATGTTTTTAATGTATTCGAAAAATTTTACGCGGGTTGAAAATGATACTTTTTTATATGAAACCTATTTGAATAAGATCTCTGAAATAAATTCGCCTGAAGGGAATAGCGTAGAGGTTGATTTTAATTACTTAAAATTAAACCCGATTAAAAGTGCACAAGGGCAGAACGTAGAAAATGAAGCAATAATCAATGATAAAGTTTTGAATATTATAGTTCCTACGAGCAAGAAGGAATTCGAGAAAGACATAAAAAAAGCTTATCTTGATCACTTCTATTTTCAAAAGGTAGAGGTGGCTAATATGTATAATGAGGCTTTGAATCGTCCTGTTTTAGAGCTAAGTAAGGACGACTTAAGTATCAATATTATTTATGCTCAAAATAACCAAGACTATTTTTCCTATGATAGTAGTGCGGGGGATTTACGAACGGGGAACATCACAGATCCAATAGCGATTATCTATACAGGGAACATTGATTCATCTAGTATTGGCGCTCGTGTAACTTCTTCTGTATATTTTGTTGATAAAACGAAGGGTGATGCGTTTAATGCTATTTTGCCACTTATTAATAATTCAAATGCAAGAGAAATTACCAATGTAACGAGTGTTTATCAAGAAGTATCAAGCGAATTAACTGCTTTAAAATGGCAAATTTATCAGCAATCGATAGGTACGATTATTTTAGCGATAAGCTCCTATTCTTTTATGATATTGCTTGTATTATCATATTACCGGGAGAACTTATATAAACAACTTATTTACCATGTATTTGGATATTCGTTTTGGAAAAGTAGTAAATGGTTTATTATAAGTAATTTGGCCGTGTGTGCTTTTTCGGGAGTCGTTACTTTCATTATTACTAAAGAACCAATTGCTTTATATTTTAGTGTAGTTATTCTCCTCATAGAGCTATGTGTTATTTACTTTTTAAAGGAAAAAGTAATTAATAAAGATTTTAAAGCCATACTAAAAGGTGAAAAATATGATTGA
- a CDS encoding bacteriocin-like WGxF protein (Built to rescue LMOF2365_14255 during structural annotation change regression.) yields MKIIGISLVNSLLILLVVLIHKVFFRVLLLGYENLFIYWGSFVLIYFILNLITNRLLLSRA; encoded by the coding sequence ATGAAAATTATCGGTATTTCTTTAGTAAATAGCCTTTTAATACTCTTAGTGGTACTTATTCATAAAGTTTTCTTTAGAGTTTTATTGCTTGGATATGAAAACTTGTTTATCTATTGGGGCTCCTTTGTATTAATTTATTTTATTTTGAATTTAATTACGAATAGGCTGCTGTTATCTAGGGCTTAA
- a CDS encoding ABC transporter permease subunit, giving the protein MFNRGLWYREWRNMRWMLLGVAILFFLGIALGLVSDAERWQSQKDFYESSDFIKQQKENPEFKTSDEEMKTSLTVAYLAIPMYTNFVQEEYVEYMPFMFYFQLEMFFTLIKASVFILGVLAVIFERYTRANRFTASLPYKRTHIIGVKMIMGIATITLSYLVSIGIGLTYFFRHIPTEYIQLEMAKFWTDIVGGLFTYILIFLVAILIGLLIGSPIAAAVVAFGVMLLPNVLNPTLDNLYKYIWPHGGEAGMTNLLRFEDYVNVFSPFSFESASLGAVIFSGVLSVCMVLAILVLYKKQHIERNGYLFAFSWVKWPFLILFSLFIGMATANLAVADTELSFIGYLSWGIGATIASFALALYILNKMRGLFQMSKTN; this is encoded by the coding sequence ATGTTTAATCGAGGGTTATGGTATCGAGAGTGGCGTAATATGAGATGGATGCTTCTAGGCGTAGCGATATTGTTTTTTCTGGGGATTGCTTTAGGGCTCGTTTCAGATGCAGAACGGTGGCAAAGTCAAAAGGATTTTTACGAATCTAGTGACTTTATAAAACAACAAAAAGAAAACCCGGAATTTAAAACTTCTGATGAAGAAATGAAAACGAGTTTGACAGTAGCTTATTTAGCTATTCCGATGTATACAAATTTTGTGCAAGAAGAATATGTTGAGTACATGCCTTTTATGTTTTATTTTCAATTAGAGATGTTTTTTACTTTAATTAAAGCAAGTGTGTTTATTCTTGGGGTGTTAGCGGTTATCTTTGAGCGATATACTCGGGCAAATCGATTTACGGCATCTTTGCCATATAAGCGGACGCATATTATTGGCGTTAAAATGATTATGGGGATAGCTACGATTACGCTTAGTTATCTTGTGTCTATTGGAATTGGTTTAACTTACTTTTTCAGGCATATACCAACAGAGTATATACAGTTAGAAATGGCGAAATTTTGGACAGATATTGTGGGTGGTTTATTTACTTATATTCTTATCTTTTTAGTCGCTATTTTAATTGGACTACTAATTGGATCGCCTATTGCAGCTGCTGTGGTGGCGTTTGGTGTAATGTTACTACCAAATGTGTTGAATCCAACTTTGGATAATCTATATAAATATATTTGGCCACACGGAGGAGAAGCTGGTATGACTAATCTCCTTAGATTTGAGGACTATGTGAACGTCTTTTCTCCATTTTCTTTTGAATCGGCCTCGCTCGGAGCGGTTATTTTTAGCGGGGTGTTAAGCGTTTGTATGGTCCTTGCTATTTTAGTTCTATACAAAAAACAACATATCGAGCGTAATGGTTATTTATTTGCTTTTTCTTGGGTGAAATGGCCGTTTCTTATCTTGTTCTCACTGTTTATTGGTATGGCAACAGCTAATCTAGCGGTGGCTGATACAGAATTAAGTTTTATTGGTTATCTTTCGTGGGGAATCGGGGCGACGATTGCTAGTTTTGCTTTAGCACTTTACATTTTAAACAAAATGCGCGGACTTTTCCAAATGTCTAAAACGAATTAA
- a CDS encoding DUF1129 domain-containing protein, with amino-acid sequence MNKPPVADLKASLTKRNLQYVMEVEKHLRGTHYDEEQQEIIIYEMCEKILAEQKKGITARKLFNLTPTEYVVSLDVKAAPVEQNTDKWWLVLDGGLLVLGAMMLISGISAYFQKNAQTLGIIVLVITAVVGGFAMLILRKYASNMRAGQKGGTIKYLLVAVGVIAVWMFVMTIVQVTIPPNINVALSPIVNTVGGAIIIALRFYVKKKKNIPSL; translated from the coding sequence ATGAATAAACCGCCAGTAGCTGATTTAAAGGCTAGTTTAACAAAGCGGAATTTGCAATACGTAATGGAAGTTGAAAAGCATTTGCGAGGAACTCATTACGATGAAGAGCAACAAGAAATCATTATTTACGAAATGTGTGAAAAGATTTTAGCCGAACAGAAAAAAGGCATAACAGCGCGAAAATTATTTAATTTAACACCAACAGAATATGTTGTTTCTTTAGATGTAAAAGCTGCACCAGTTGAGCAAAATACAGACAAATGGTGGCTTGTACTTGACGGCGGACTCCTTGTACTTGGAGCGATGATGCTGATTTCTGGAATTAGTGCTTATTTCCAAAAAAATGCACAAACTTTAGGAATTATTGTCTTAGTAATCACTGCTGTTGTCGGTGGTTTTGCAATGCTTATCTTACGTAAATACGCATCTAATATGCGTGCAGGCCAAAAAGGTGGAACGATAAAATACTTACTAGTAGCAGTTGGAGTCATTGCGGTATGGATGTTTGTAATGACAATTGTTCAAGTGACAATTCCTCCAAATATCAATGTAGCGTTAAGTCCGATTGTTAACACAGTTGGTGGTGCAATTATTATTGCCCTACGTTTCTATGTGAAGAAAAAGAAAAATATTCCATCCTTATAA
- a CDS encoding multidrug effflux MFS transporter: MEKNIETKKINLALLVCLVGFPQISETIYTPSLTEIAKGYGISLNLAQMTLSIYFLAFAVGVFFWGVSSDYLGRRKAMNYGIFIYLLGCFVCLLSNNITMLFIGRFVQAFGASTGSVTTQTILRDNYHGNDRHHLFAKISAALAFSPAIGPLIGGFIGQYYGFRVVFLFLVVMGMVLLFWSLKRLPETKTANATSFSVQKMVVIGKKMIFDRYTIAFGVLIGIFNGILFSYYSEAPTIFIERFHFNQSQYGFMGCAVAVSTILGAWLSNWRLKQNSPHKIIKEGILLALIGTLALSMVAIFPLTSQVVFYILFISIILAGIGMALPNCLSLALVKFQEVAGTAGAFLSLGYYVIVSICTFFIGVLHSGSMLVFPAFCLVLLLIALFCIKIATRNTR, translated from the coding sequence ATGGAAAAAAACATCGAAACAAAGAAAATCAATTTGGCATTACTTGTTTGTCTTGTAGGGTTTCCACAAATTAGTGAAACTATTTATACACCTTCTTTAACCGAAATTGCTAAGGGCTACGGGATATCGTTAAACCTGGCTCAGATGACTTTAAGCATTTACTTTCTTGCTTTTGCAGTTGGCGTGTTCTTTTGGGGTGTTAGTTCGGATTATTTAGGACGACGCAAAGCAATGAATTATGGGATATTCATCTATCTTCTTGGTTGCTTCGTTTGCCTTCTTTCAAATAATATTACTATGCTTTTTATTGGCCGATTTGTTCAAGCATTCGGGGCGAGTACGGGTTCTGTTACAACACAGACGATTTTGCGCGACAACTACCACGGCAATGATCGCCACCATTTATTTGCAAAAATCTCAGCCGCTTTGGCATTTTCACCAGCAATTGGGCCATTAATTGGTGGGTTTATCGGACAATATTACGGCTTTCGCGTGGTATTTTTATTTTTAGTAGTTATGGGAATGGTATTGCTGTTCTGGAGCTTAAAACGACTACCAGAAACAAAGACAGCGAACGCTACCTCCTTTAGTGTGCAGAAAATGGTAGTAATTGGTAAAAAAATGATATTTGACCGCTATACAATTGCTTTTGGGGTGCTAATTGGCATTTTTAATGGGATATTGTTTAGTTACTACTCTGAAGCTCCCACTATTTTTATTGAGAGGTTTCATTTTAATCAGAGTCAGTATGGCTTTATGGGTTGCGCAGTGGCCGTTTCAACTATATTAGGTGCTTGGCTATCGAACTGGCGCCTAAAGCAAAACTCGCCTCATAAAATCATCAAAGAAGGAATTTTATTAGCCCTTATCGGCACACTTGCTCTTAGTATGGTCGCGATTTTCCCGCTAACGAGCCAAGTTGTATTTTATATTCTATTCATCTCTATTATCTTGGCAGGAATCGGCATGGCTTTACCAAATTGTTTAAGCTTAGCGCTAGTGAAATTCCAAGAAGTTGCAGGTACGGCTGGTGCCTTTTTAAGCTTAGGTTATTATGTAATTGTCAGTATTTGTACTTTCTTCATTGGCGTTTTGCATTCGGGATCAATGCTTGTATTTCCCGCATTTTGCCTAGTACTACTTCTAATTGCCTTGTTTTGTATAAAAATTGCTACTAGAAATACTCGCTAA